The proteins below come from a single Argentina anserina chromosome 1, drPotAnse1.1, whole genome shotgun sequence genomic window:
- the LOC126788953 gene encoding pathogenesis-related protein 1-like, translating to MESSKISLFLISLVAALALLHSTHAQNSPQDYLNAHNSARAAMSVARLTWDNNLAGYAQRYANSHIGDCNMVHSSGPYGENLAKSRGDLSGTAAVKLWVGEKTSYSYNSNTCAPGKVCGHYTQVVWRKSVRVGCAKVRCNNGGTFITCNYDPRGNYPGQKPY from the coding sequence ATGGAATCGTCTAAGATTTCATTATTCCTCATTTCCCTCGTAGCAGCCCTAGCCCTGCTCCATTCCACTCATGCACAAAACTCACCCCAGgactacctcaatgcccacaACAGTGCTCGAGCCGCAATGAGCGTTGCTCGCTTGACATGGGACAACAATCTAGCAGGTTATGCTCAAAGATATGCTAATTCACATATTGGTGATTGCAATATGGTGCATTCTTCTGGCCCTTATGGTGAAAACCTCGCAAAGAGTAGGGGCGACCTCTCAGGCACAGCTGCTGTGAAGTTGTGGGTGGGAGAGAAGACGTCCTATTCTTACAACTCTAACACATGTGCTCCTGGCAAGGTTTGTGGGCATTACACACAGGTGGTTTGGCGCAAGTCAGTACGTGTGGGGTGTGCCAAAGTGAGGTGCAACAATGGAGGTACCTTCATTACCTGCAACTATGATCCCCGTGGAAACTATCCTGGTCAAAAGCCTTACTAA